The following are encoded in a window of Castanea sativa cultivar Marrone di Chiusa Pesio chromosome 5, ASM4071231v1 genomic DNA:
- the LOC142634700 gene encoding uncharacterized protein LOC142634700 — protein sequence MSLFQTISMLISFIIIALATKQNLVNGISTNSYSDICYRTPQPNDCNKCFFFNPGSATADLIGLAKILIDACASTQAQNLKQMFDNLNATDPNQSTRATYGYCASMYQDIHQKLANASSDLGSKNYQEARSDVQAALVFHFQCFKLLRNMTYPDDLGTYLRSFWAYALDSQAIIDKILK from the coding sequence ATGTCTTTGTTCCAAACAATTTCAATGTTGATTTCCTTCATCATTATTGCTTTAGCAACAAAGCAGAACCTGGTTAATGGAATTTCAACAAATAGTTACAGTGACATATGTTATAGGACCCCACAACCTAACGATTGCAAcaaatgttttttctttaatcCTGGAAGTGCTACTGCAGATTTAATAGGACTCGCAAAGATATTGATCGATGCCTGTGCTTCAACACAAGCTCAAAACTTGAAACAAATGTTTGACAACTTAAATGCTACAGACCCAAATCAGAGTACTAGAGCAACATATGGATATTGTGCTAGTATGTACCAAGATATACATCAAAAGTTAGCCAATGCGTCTTCGGACTTGGGATCGAAAAATTACCAAGAGGCTAGAAGTGATGTGCAAGCAGCCTTAGTTTTTCACTTTCAGTGTTTTAAGCTGTTAAGGAATATGACATACCCAGATGATCTTGGGACTTATTTAAGGTCCTTTTGGGCATATGCTTT